GACCTGTTTTTCAACAGCCCACAAAAAAAGCCAGCGTCATGCGCTGGCTTTTCCGTGTCAGGTATTCGCCTAAATCAGCTGGCGAAACCGGTCTTCGCTCGCGGACGATCAGCCCGACGGCGAGGTTGTACCGGCTGGTAGGCCAGTTTGGCGTGGGTTGCACAATAAGGCATGGACGGGTCGGCCTTGTGTCCACAGAAGTGGAAGCCATCCGTCCCCGGGTCGCCAATGGGCCATTTGCAGGTGTGTTCAGTCAGCGTCAGAACAGTTGCTAGCTGACCGGGTGTGACTTCGACCGGTACCAGCGGCTGTGGCTCCGGCTCCGGCATCGCCGGTTCTTCTTTGATCTCAACGGGACGCGGTGCTGAGGGCTGTTGTGGCCGTGGCGCCGTCGCCCGCGGCGCGGATGGCCGTGCCCTTGGTGCCCGGTTGGTCGTTGCGCGACCTGATAGGCCCAGACGATGGATTTTCCCGATCACTGCATTGCGGGTCACACCACCGAGCTGCTTAGCAACTTGGCTGGCACTTAGACCCTCTGCCCAAAGTTTTTTCAGAAGCTCAACGCGTTCTTCTGTCCACATGGCTCGCTATCCCCTTGAAATGGCGCCGAAAACGGCCGCCGGCCCCTCAGAAAGCATCTGAGCTCGATCTGCAAAACCCGGATCTGGAACCCCGGAAAGGGTTAACGTCCGCCGCTTGATCGCACTAGATGTCGTGTACTTGAGGTGAGAATATACAAAATGAGGGGTGTCGGACGCAAGATTTGGTTAAGAAATGAATCTGCTTATCCACAGGAAATCGTCTGATCAGCGCCAGATGCGTCGATGTTCGGGGAAAACCTGTCATCAATGTGGAAAAACCCGGCTCATTATGGAAAAAGCTCCTTCCGGTCATTGCGGTTAAGCGTTCAATCGCCTATCTCCGGAGCCGGGGCGGTTTATCTGGATCGTATGAGATAGGTGAGACGTTCAAAGCACTCCCAGCAAAAGTTTTAGACTTTCGTGGTTCGGAAGTGCGACGAAACAAAGAAACAGGAGCCCGGTTTTGAGTTCATCAAAACCTCAAAGGCTCTAAAAGCAGTGGCGGCGGTGACGTCTGCAAAGTGGGGCCGAAATCATGAGCCAGGATAATTATCTGCCAGAAGGCGCACGGCATTTCGGGTCGTTCAATTGGCTGGGCCTATGGACGCTTTACCTGAAAGAGGTGAAGCGTTTCGTCAAAGTCATCACGCAGACTGTGCTGGCGCCCGTCATCACAACACTTCTTTTCCTTGCGATTTTCTCCTTGGCATTGGGACGCTTGCGCCCGGACGTGAACGGGGTGCCATTCACTGAGTTCCTGGCGCCAGGTCTCATTATGATGACCATGCTTCAAAACGCTTTTGCCAACACGTCGTCTTCAATCCTGATTTCCAAGGTTCAAGGTAATATTGTTGATGTGTTGATGCCGCCTTTGTCTGCTGGAGAACTCAACATAGGCTTTGCCATGGCAGGAGTAACCCGCGGCGTCTTGGTCGGCTTTGTAACCGCCCTTGGCATGCTGCCGTTCGTGGGTTTGTCGATTGAGCATCTTTGGGCTGTGGTTTTCTACGCAATCGGCGCCTCTCTCATGTTGTCATTGCTTGGCATGCTGGGGGGCATTTGGGCGGAGAAGTTCGACCATCTCCAAGCGGTCACGAATTTCATCATCACGCCGTTGGCCTTTCTCTCAGGCACGTTTTATTCCGTAAAACAGCTGCCGGAGTTCGCCTACATCTTCACTCAATACAACCCGTTCTTCTATCTGATCGATGGCTTCCGTTACGCCTTCACCGGCGTGTCAGACGGCAACATCATGACAGGTGTTCTTGTTACCATTGGCTGCAATGCGGTGCTTTGGATCATCTCTGATCGGGTTCTCCGGCGAGGCTATCGTCTCAAGGCCTAACCTATTGAGAAACCACACCTAATTGGCGTGGCTTGCCATTTCAGCCAATTGACAAAAGCCCTCACTTTGAGGATACTCCGGCGCTTCTTGAACAGCCGCCGGCCTCTGGCGGCTTTTTTCATTGGCGTTCGGGAGCGAACCGATGATCACACCCATATTGCCGACCTACGGTCGGGCCGACCTCGAATTTGAGAGCGGTGAAGGACCATTTCTAATTACGCCCACCGGCGATCGTTACCTCGATTTTGGGGCTGGGGTCGCCGTGGCTTCACTTGGCCACGCGCATCCGCACTTGGTGGAAGCGCTGGAAACCCAAGCAAAGAAGCTATGGCACACATCAAACCTGTACCGCATTCCGGGGCAGGAACGGCTTGCTGAACGTCTCGTTGCTGCGACATTTGCCGACACGGTCTTCTTCACGAATTCAGGCGCTGAAGCGTTGGAATGCTCTATCAAGATGGCGCGCAAATTCCACGCGGAGAACGGCGCACCGGAACGAGACGAACTTATTACCTTTGAAGGCGCCTTTCACGGCCGGACATTAGCGACGATTGCCGCTGGAGGTCAGGAGAAATATCTAGAAGGTTTCGGACGGCGCATGCCTGGCTTTGTCCAGGTCCCAATGGGCGACCTTAAAGCGCTGAAGGAGGCGATTGGTCCCAACACGGCCGGCGTTTTGCTAGAACCTATTGAAGGGGAAGGTGGGATCCGTCCATGGGAGCTCACAGCCCTTCAGTCTATCCGCACCATCTGCGACGACGCGGGCATTTTACTGGTGCTCGACGAAGTTCAAACCGGTGTCGGTCGGACTGGAAAACTTTATGCTCATGAACTCGCTGGGGTAACGCCAGACATTATGGCCTCTGCCAAAGGCCTTGGGGGCGGGTTCCCGGTGGGGGCCTGTCTGGCGACAGAAGACGCTGCCAAGGGAATGACGGCTGGAACCCATGGATCAACCTTTGGGGGAAATCCCCTGGCCATGGCCGTCGCCAACGGTGTGCTGGATGTTGTGCTCGACGAGGACTTCCTGGATGCCGTGCGGCAAAAAGGTCTCAAGCTGAAACAGAAGCTGGCAATGCTGGCAGACGAAAACAGCGATATCATTGAGACCGTGCGTGGTGAGGGTCTGATGTTGGGCCTGAAATGCAAAATCCCGAACACTGAACTTGTCGGGGCGCTTATCGACCGCAAGTTATTGACTGTCGGGGCGGGCGACAATGTTGTTCGTCTCCTCCCGCCGCTCATCATTGACGACACTCATATTGATCAAGCGATTGAAACCATCGCTGAAGCCTGCGGTGCCCTAAGGGCAGCAAAGGCCCAGAAGGAGGCCGCAAAATGACCAGCGCGCCGAAGCACTTTCTCGATCTGGACGAAGTTAGCAAAGGAAATCTGCGGAGCATTATTGATGATGCTCGCGCGCGTAAAGAAGCACGCGCAGGACTTCCTCATGGCATCACAGACAAAGACAAACCCTTAGAAGGGCGTCTTCTGGCGATGATCTTCGAAAAGCCGTCCACCCGCACTCGCGTATCGTTTGATGTAGCAATGCGTCAGCTTGGCGGAGAAACACTCCTGCTAAACGGTACAGAAATGCAGCTGGGCCGAGGCGAAAGCGTGGCTGATACTGCCCGCGTTCTGTCACGCTATGTCGATGCAATCATGATCCGCACAACAAGCCACGACAAACTTGGAACTTGCAGAGCACGCGACAGTGCCTGTCATTAATGGTCTGACCGACAAGACCCATCCCTGTCAGTTGATGGCCGATGTCCTGACCTTTGAAGAGCATAAAGGGCCGATCAAGGATCGTTCCGTCGCCTGGTCTGGAGATGGAAACAATGTCGCCGTGTCCTGGGTTCATGCCGCCGCTCAGTTTGATTTCGATCTGCGCGTTGCCTGCCCGCCAGAGTTGGCTCTGCCAGCTGAAACGGTTGCCTGGGCGGAAAAACAGGGTGCTCGGGTGAAAGTCACGACAGATCCTTACGAGGCTGTAGACGGTGTCGATTGTGTTGTCGCTGACACTTGGGTTTCCATGGGAGACCCAGAAGATCTAATCGCAAGTCGGCATAACTCTTTGGCACCATACCAGGTAGACGAGCGCCTCATGGCGGCTGCCCACAAAGAGGCAATCTTCATGCACTGTCTTCCGGCCCATCGAGGCGAGGAAATGACGGCAGAAGTGATTGATGGGCCTCAATCTGTTGTGTTCGATGGGGCGGAGAACCGTTTGCATGCCCAAAAGAGCATCCTTGCGTGGTGCCTGGCGTGACGACGGGCGATCAACCTCTCACGACTGAGAATCTGCACCTTGATGACATCGTTGTGCCCTTCCAGATTGAGGGCATCGGCGTACGCGGACGCGCAACACGTCTATCCGGCCTCATCACTGACGTCATGTCGCGCCATGATTATCCTGAGCCGGTGTCTATCCTGCTTGGGGAGGCGCTGACGCTTGTTGCAATGTTGGGAACTGCGCTCAAGTTTGATGGCAAGCTCACCCTGCAAACGAAGACCGATGGGCCTGTCTCTATGTTGGTCGCGGATTTTGAGACGCCGGGGAACATCAGAGGTTACGCCCACCTAGATAGCGACCGACTTAATGCTGCCCTGGAAAAGGGCGTCGATACGCCGACTGAATTGCTCGGAACCGGATACCTGGCTTTGACCATAGACCAGGGCGCTGATATGGATCGGTATCAAGGCATTGTTCAGTTGGACGCACGTGGCCTCACAGAGGCTGCACATGAATACTTCGCACAATCTGAACAGATCGCGACGCGCATTCGCATGGCGGTCGGCCCTTTATATGAAAGAGGGGAAGTCGGCGAAGCCTCGAAGGTCACCTGGCGCGCTGGTGCGGTCATGGTCCAGCATCTGGCGGAAGATGGAGGCCTTACCGGCTATCGTGAACCTGATGACGAACGACTCCTGAGCGATGAAGAAAAGAACTGGGAACACGCAGCGATTTTGCTCGATTCCGTCACCGACAGTGAATTACTCGACCCGGATGTGACCGCCGACCGTCTTCTATTCCGTCTCTACCATGAAGATGGAGTACGAGTGTTTAGCCCCGCAAGTGTCCAGTTCGGCTGCCCCTGCTCTCGCGAACGGATTGAAGGTGTTTTGAAGACTTTCGGGGCTGACGATTTGGATCACATGGTGGAGAATGGTCGGATTGAAGCCAAATGCGAGTTTTGCGCCGATCAGTATGAATTTGATCCGGCAGACCTGAGAGGATAGGAGCGCGATGCGCGGTTTTTTGGGTGCACTTGGAACCGCTTTTTTCAGCATGTCCGTGCTAAGCGCGTGTACGAGCGCTCCGCCCGCTCCACCAACCGAAATTTCGATCACATTTCAACATCGCGCGCCGATTGACCTCAATGTTGCAAAAGTCGAACTTGTCGATCGTTACCAGCCGACGCTTCGCAGCCCCCATGTTGAACATCTCCACAAAGTCACGCCCTCTACAGTAACCAGAACTTGGGTTGGTGAGCGGCTGCGCGCTATCGGCACTCGCGGATTGATCACCCTTATTGTGGAAGAAGCTGGTGTGATTGAGGAACCTGTCGGCGTGTCCGACGGTTTTGAAGGCCTGTTTCGCGATGAAGTGGACACCCGCTTGATCGGGGTGATCCGTGCTCGCTTTGATCATATAGATGTAGGGCCGCCAGGGGCGTCGCACTCAGTGGAGGTTGTTGCCGAAGCGAGTGCTGAGGTGCTTGAAAGCGCCACGCTGAATGAGCGCGATCTGGCCTATTTCCGCTTGGTTGAAAGATTGGCAGGTGAATTTGACCGGGTTCTCACAGCTGAGATCCAACAGTCACTCCCCTCCCTGATCGTCCACTAAGTCTAGGCGGCGACATGGTCCATAAGCCGACGCATAAAGCGCTCGCAGGCATCCACCTGTGAGAGAAGCACAAATTCATCCGGCTTATGCGCCTGCAGAATGTTGCCGGGGCCACAGATGACGGTGGGTATGTCGGCAAGCTGGAAGAGACCCGCTTCAGTACCATAAGAAACAGCATGTGTTGCGTTCTGTTCTGCGAGTTTCAAAACCAGCGTCTCCCCTGGCGACCCATCTTCCGGCGTCAGAGGTGGAACATGGGCTCCCGGCACTGTTTCGATACTGGCGCCCGCGTGTACTGCCTGCATTTTCTGGAGCAATTCTGTTTCAGCGAACCCGTTGACCTTGCCGACAATCTCTTGCGGGTCTTGGCCTGGCAGGGCGCGGAACTCCCATTCGAAGGAGCATTCCTTTGGAATGATGTTGAGCGCAGTGCCGCCTTGAATGGTACCTACATGCACGCTGGTGTAAGGCGGCTCAAAGCGGCCGGTCGGGTCGCCTTTGATCTTCATATCTTCGGCGATCTGCGAAATGAAATGGATCATCTCAGCTGCGATCATAACAGCGTTCACACCCTCATTGGTTGCACTTGAATGCGCTTCAAGCCCTCGTACCGTCGTTGTAAAAGCATCAATGCTCTTGTGCGCATTCACGACCAACATGTCTGTAGGTTCCCCCACGATCACAATCTGAGGACGGGGCAGATGCCGCACCGCCTCATCAATCAGCGGTCGCACGCCCAGACAGCCAATTTCCTCGTCATAAGAGAGCGCAAAATGGATCGGCACAGAGAGGCCGCGTTCAAGGAAGTCCGGCACCAGGGCAAGGGCGATGGCGAAGAAACTTTTCATGTCGCATGTGCCACGCCCATAGAGACGGTCATGCGTCTCGCGAAGCGAAAATGGGTCTGAGGTCCAGTCCTGACCATCTATCGGAACCACATCTGTATGGCCTGACAAAACTATCCCGCCCGGTACATCCGCTGGACCAACGGTCGCTAAAAGATTGGCTTTGGTGCCATCGGTGTTTTCAACGCGGGAATGGGGAACACTCCAGCCGTCCAGATAGTCCTCTAGAAAGGTAATCAGGTTGAGGTTTGAATGACGGCTCACCGTATCGAAGCTGATGAGCTTCGCGATCATTTCTTTTGGAGTGTATCGCGTGCCCATAGCAAGGAACCTCTCTCTTAGCCGCGCCAAAACGTTGGCGTTAAGATGACCAGTACGGTGAAGATTTCAAGGCGTCCGATCAGCATCGTGAAGGACAAAGTCCATTTTGCAAGATCTGGAAGAGTGGAGAAGTTGCCGGATGGACCTACGATGGGCCCAAGGCCTGGGCCTACATTCGCAATGGCAGTACCCGCCGATGACACAGCGGTGACAAGGTCAAGACCCATCAACGTCAGCGCCATAGAGACAATGCCGAACGTAAGAGCAAACAGAAACATGAAGCTCATCACCGAGGCGGTCACACTGTCCTGGATGGGCTTGCGGTTATAGTGCGGAACAAAGACCCCATTGGGGTGGATGAGGCGCCGCACCTGAACAACGGCAGCTTCATAAACAACCTGGAACCGAAATATTTTAATGCCACAGGACGTTGACCCGGCACAGCCGCCGATGAACATGATGAAGAAAAACAATGTTGTCGCAAAAGGTCCCCAGAGCGAATAATCCTGTGTGGCGTAGCCGGTACCCGTCATGATCGAAATGACATTAAAGGCCGCATAGCGCAGATCCGTCAGTGCGTCTGGCTCTACCAGAGTCGCTTTGTCATAAAAGGTCATCAGAGCGACGAAGACGAGCAGCACACCAAAAAAAACCTGTACCTGGGTGTCTTTCCAGAGCGTCTGCGGGCGGCCTCTGATTGCTTGCAAGTAAAGTGCGAAAGGCAGACTGCCAACGATCATGGCGCCGATGATGATCCAGTCAATTTGAGCGCTGGCGAAAAAGCCAACGGAACCGTCTTTGGTGGAGAAGCCTCCTGTTGCGATAGAAGTCATCGCATGGTTGATGGCATCGAATGCAGGCATATCAGCAACCCACAAAAGAAGTGCCGTCAGACCGGTTGCGAAGGCGTAAAACGAAATAAGGGAAACAGCGAGTTGTGCTGCGCTCGGCAAGACCTTCTCGGCAGTATCAAAAGCTTCCACTTTAAACAGCTGCATGCCGCCAATTTGAAGGATCGGTAGGATGGCGATGGCCATCACGATAATGCCGAGACCGCCAAGCCATTGTAGCAAGCTACGCCAAAGCAGGATGCCTGGAGGGGCGCTGTCGAGCCCGGAAATCACCGTAGAGCCGGTGGTCGTAAGGCCAGACATCGCTTCAAAAAAGGCGTCGGCATAGGAGAGTTCGAGGCCTGAAAAGGCAAAGGGAAGAGCAGCAAAGGCTGGCAAGATGGTCCAGGCGGCGACCACCAGGACAAAGGCTTCCCGGATGCTCAGGCTGCCTGCATGGCCCCAGGTCATGAGCGCAAAGGAGACACCGGTGAAAAGCGTCAGCATGGCAGAGCTGGCAAAGACGACCCAGTCATCATTGCCGACGGCCACATCCACCAGCGCGGGCAGAAACATAGCAGCGCCGATCATCGCCAGGAAGATGCCGTTGACGAGAAATATTGGCCGTGTGTCGAACAATGTGAAGCCGTTGCCCCGGTTGGTGCATCTCGTCAGAACTTAAAGAGCCTCAGGCTAAGTCCATCAGAAACACTGGATGCCCTAAATTAGAGCAATTCCGAGATACAGCGAAGCTCTGAATGGAGGGTCTATTCAGCTTAGTGAACCATTCGGTCTGCATGAGGGCAGTCAAGCGGGAAGGGTGGGACTGCGGCATCGAACGTTTCGCCATGGCGGGTCTCCATCCGGTAGGTCCCAACCATAATCCCGGAGGGCGCCGCAAGCGGTGTACCGCTCGTATATTCATAGACCTCGCCAGGGAGGATCACTGGCTGTTCGCCGACAACACCGGTCCCTTTGACCTCATGGACCTGGCCATGACTGTCGGAAATCTGCCAATGGCGCGCGCGAAGCTGCACGGCCTCTCTGCTCTCATTGTAAATGAGAACCGTATAGGCCCAGACATAGTAGCCCTGATCCGGATCGGACTGATCAGCCAGATAAATCGGCTCCACTTCGATGCGGATAGACCGGGTCGTCTGCTTATAGAGTCCAACCGTTTCCGGGGACTGCGTGCCTGCGCTATTTACAAAATCGGATCTCATTGACGCTCTCCTGAGGGGACCCCCAGACTAGACGGAGGCAACCTAACCAGGTGTTACTGAGACGTTGCGTTTCGTTCATATGCCTAACGAATTCGAAACAAACAAGAGCCGATTGATTAACTATGAGACACTCAGTGCTCGGTTGATGTCATCCACAAGATCAGCAGGGTCTTCCAGACCAACCGAAAGTCGCAGAAGTCCTTCAGTTATTCCCAATTCCGCCCGTGCTGAATCATCCAGCCTTTGATGAGTTGTCGTTGCGGGATGAGTGATCAAGCTCTTCGAATCACCGAGATTATTGGAGATCGAAACGATTTTCAGGGCATTCGCGAATCTAAAGGCAGCCTCTTTCCCTCCCGCCAGTTCCAAAGCGACAATGTTCCCGCCAAGCTCCATCTGGTCCATGGCGAGCTTGTATTGAGGGTGGCTCTTCAGTCCTGGATATATGGTCCGCCGAACTTTTGAACTCCCCTCCACGGCCTGCGCAACACACCGCGCATTCCGACAATGCTCGCGCATGCGCAGGTCCAGTGTCTCCAGACTTTTCAGCATCACCCAGGCATTGAAGGGGCTGAGTGAGGGGCCTGTTTGCCGCAGAAAATTCGCCAGGTGATCGTCGATAAAGGCCTGGTCCGCCAGCACAACGCCACCGAGGCAACGACCCTGGCCGTCAATGTGTTTGGTTGCGGAATAGGCAACGACATCTGCGCCAAATTCCATTGGGCGCTGCAGAACAGGACTTGCGAATGCATTGTCAACGACCAGCCGGGCATCAGCATTGTGGGCTATGTCGGCAACAGCTTTCAGGTCGATAATCTCCAGCGTTGGATTGGACGGCGTTTCGAGGAAAAAGACCTTGGTGTTTGGGCGTACCGCACTTTCCCACTGAGAAAGGTCCGTTCCGTCAACCAACGTGCTCTCAACGCCAAATCGCGGCAGCAGGTCTTCAACAATATAGCGACAGGACCCAAACAGGGCTTTTGCTGCGACGACATGGTCGCCTGTGGTCAGCTGACAAAGCATTGCTGCTGTGATGGCGGCCATGCCGCTGGCGGTGGCGCGCGCATCGTCTGCGCCTTCCAGTGCCATCATCCGCTCTTCGAACATGCGCACAGTGGGGTTGGCAAAGCGGCTATAGATAAAGCCGTCATTCTCGCCCTTGAACCGGGCTTCTGCAGCCTCCGCGCTCTCATAGACGTAGCCGGACGTCAGGAACATGGCTTCGCTCGTCTCCCCGAACGGGCTGCGCATGGTGCCTCCGTGAACCGCCTGCGTACGAGGACGGAGGGGTGATTTGGCGTCTGATTGGCTCATTTTTTCAACTTCCCAACAAAAAAACCCCGATCGGACGGATCGGGGCTCTGCCTCCCGACCTTTTAGCGAGTTATTTTACGTGGCCGCAAGCCGATCGGCTCAAATCACCACGGGATTGAAGAGCATATAAGGGGGCTCGGGGCTTGCCGTCAAGTGCCCTTAACACTTGGTTCGTGGCCATGTGCCGCCTATAACGGGGGCCCAGCTTGAATTTATGACAGATTCCCGGACACAGATGACCAAATCCGCGAGTGATCTTTTCCCTGACCATGATGGTGCGACGCCCAGCTCGGCCCGCGCGGGTGCGGCCCATGCAACGGGCATCCTGCCAGCCCATGCCATCCGAGCATTGGTGAAGGACCAGCAGATTTGGGGCACCAGGGAGATTGAGGACAACCAGGTGCAGCCTGCAAGCCTTGATCTGCGCCTGGGAGCAACGGCCTATCGCCTGCGGGCGAGCTTCCTGCCGGGACCTAAATCCAGTGTGATGGAAAAGGTGGAAGCCTTTTCCTTCCATAAGATCGACCTGACCGAAGGCGCTGTGCTGGAGACAGGCTGCGTCTATCTCGTGCCCTTGATGGAAGCGTTGGCACTCTCCGAGCGCACAAGTGCCAGTGCCAATCCTAAAAGTTCTACAGGCCGCCTGGATGTCTTTACGAGGCTGATTACTGATCACGGGTCAGAGTTTGATCAGGTTGAAGCCGGGTACAAGGGCCATCTCTATCTGGAAATAAGCCCGCGAACATTTTCCGTGTTGGTACGCGCTGGGTCTAGGCTGTCGCAAATCCGGTTCCGACGGGGTCAGCCGACCCATACAGACATCGAATTGCGCACCCTGCATGAGCAAGAACGATTGGTGGATGACGCGGTCGCTGATATTGACGGTGGTCTGGGATTGAGTGTCGACCTCAAAGGTGACGATCAGACGGGGCTTATCGGGTACCGCGCCAAGCGCCACTCCGGTCTGATTGATGTGGACCTTCGCGATGGGTACGAGACGCTTGATTTTTGGGAACCGATTTACGCACGAGCTGATGGTGCGCTGGTCCTCGACCCGAATGAGTTTTATATCCTGGCATCAAGGGAAGCTGTTCACGTGCCGGCAACCCATGCCGCTGAAATGGTTCCCTATAATCCGCTGGTTGGTGAATTTCGCGTCCACTATGCAGGTTTTTTTGATCCTGGGTTTGGGGCACGTGCCGCTGGCGGCGCAGGCAGCAGGGGGGTGCTTGAAGTTCGCAGCCACGACGTGCCGTTCATTCTTGAGCACGGTCAAACCATTGGACGGCTGCTCTATGAACGCCTGACCGACGCACCGACCGAACTATACGGCCAGGGGATCGGCTCTTCCTATCAGAAGCAGGGTCTGAAACTCTCCAAGCATTTTAGAACGCCCTGATCCGATCTGTTTTCCCGCTGCCGCATCAGATGGTGCGACGACGGACGTAAGGAACTCTCACATGAACCTGTCTCACTGCCACAACTTCCAGGATTTCCGGAAGCTTGCGAAGAAACGCCTGCCGGGGCCGATCTTCCACTATATTGACGGCGCCGCTGACGATGAGGTGACCTACCGACGTAACACCGCTGCTTATGAGGCTTGTGACCTGGTGCCAAGCGTGCTGGCGGGCGTTGAAGATGTCGACCTGTCTGTTGAGATTTTCGGCAAGAAACTCGGCATGCCGGTCTATTGTGCGCCGACGGCGTTGCAAAGGCTTTTCCATCATGATGGGGAGCGCGCAGTGGCACGGGCTGCCGAAAAGTATCAGACGATGTTTGGCGTGTCCTCGCTCGGTACGGTGAGCGTGGAAGAGATAGCGGGCATGATCGA
The DNA window shown above is from Parvibaculaceae bacterium PLY_AMNH_Bact1 and carries:
- a CDS encoding 2'-deoxycytidine 5'-triphosphate deaminase (Derived by automated computational analysis using gene prediction method: Protein Homology. GO_function: GO:0008829 - dCTP deaminase activity [Evidence IEA]; GO_process: GO:0009394 - 2'-deoxyribonucleotide metabolic process [Evidence IEA]) produces the protein MTDSRTQMTKSASDLFPDHDGATPSSARAGAAHATGILPAHAIRALVKDQQIWGTREIEDNQVQPASLDLRLGATAYRLRASFLPGPKSSVMEKVEAFSFHKIDLTEGAVLETGCVYLVPLMEALALSERTSASANPKSSTGRLDVFTRLITDHGSEFDQVEAGYKGHLYLEISPRTFSVLVRAGSRLSQIRFRRGQPTHTDIELRTLHEQERLVDDAVADIDGGLGLSVDLKGDDQTGLIGYRAKRHSGLIDVDLRDGYETLDFWEPIYARADGALVLDPNEFYILASREAVHVPATHAAEMVPYNPLVGEFRVHYAGFFDPGFGARAAGGAGSRGVLEVRSHDVPFILEHGQTIGRLLYERLTDAPTELYGQGIGSSYQKQGLKLSKHFRTP
- the metZ gene encoding O-succinylhomoserine sulfhydrylase (Derived by automated computational analysis using gene prediction method: Protein Homology. GO_function: GO:0016835 - carbon-oxygen lyase activity [Evidence IEA]; GO_process: GO:0008652 - amino acid biosynthetic process [Evidence IEA]), whose product is MSQSDAKSPLRPRTQAVHGGTMRSPFGETSEAMFLTSGYVYESAEAAEARFKGENDGFIYSRFANPTVRMFEERMMALEGADDARATASGMAAITAAMLCQLTTGDHVVAAKALFGSCRYIVEDLLPRFGVESTLVDGTDLSQWESAVRPNTKVFFLETPSNPTLEIIDLKAVADIAHNADARLVVDNAFASPVLQRPMEFGADVVAYSATKHIDGQGRCLGGVVLADQAFIDDHLANFLRQTGPSLSPFNAWVMLKSLETLDLRMREHCRNARCVAQAVEGSSKVRRTIYPGLKSHPQYKLAMDQMELGGNIVALELAGGKEAAFRFANALKIVSISNNLGDSKSLITHPATTTHQRLDDSARAELGITEGLLRLSVGLEDPADLVDDINRALSVS